Proteins from a genomic interval of Verrucomicrobiota bacterium:
- a CDS encoding HupE/UreJ family protein, which yields MMKIKQLIVLMVLLIPCMAQAHDEGVSVGFLPGLTHPVLGLDHLLAMISVGILSAQMGGKAIWIVPSAFVVLMLVGGVMGMNYISLFSVELGIAVSVLVLGIAIAAEKKLPTLLAIIAVGFFALFHGHAHGTEMPEIATPLPYASGFITGTALIHVAGVVIGIVSKRFSAGPQLLRYMGAAIAGIGFHIIVA from the coding sequence ATGATGAAAATAAAACAATTGATAGTCTTAATGGTTTTGCTAATTCCTTGCATGGCTCAAGCCCATGATGAGGGTGTCAGCGTTGGTTTCTTGCCGGGGTTAACTCACCCTGTTCTGGGACTCGACCATTTACTAGCGATGATCTCCGTAGGAATCCTCAGTGCACAGATGGGGGGGAAAGCCATTTGGATAGTTCCTTCCGCCTTTGTCGTTCTTATGCTTGTAGGTGGTGTGATGGGTATGAATTACATTTCACTATTTTCCGTGGAATTGGGTATCGCTGTGTCGGTGCTAGTGCTCGGCATAGCTATTGCGGCGGAGAAGAAGCTTCCCACCTTATTGGCGATTATTGCAGTTGGTTTTTTCGCACTGTTCCACGGTCATGCACATGGAACCGAAATGCCTGAAATAGCCACACCTTTACCCTATGCCTCAGGATTTATTACCGGCACAGCATTAATACACGTAGCAGGCGTTGTTATTGGAATCGTCTCAAAGAGATTTTCTGCAGGACCTCAACTTTTGCGCTATATGGGTGCGGCAATTGCGGGAATTGGGTTTCATATCATAGTGGCGTAA